The Humulus lupulus chromosome 3, drHumLupu1.1, whole genome shotgun sequence genome window below encodes:
- the LOC133821137 gene encoding MLP-like protein 28 encodes MAQIAKLEVQLEIKSSAEKFFEIFSCKQHLIPKMCPEIIKDIKVIKGDWKSVGSIKEWSYIAGSAETSKEMVEEIDEKNKSITFKIIDGEMTKYYKNVKSTIHATENIGQKLGSSVKWTLQYEKMNDNIPDPTKYAELISVFIKTADAYLIKNA; translated from the exons ATGGCTCAAATTGCAAAACTAGAGGTTCAGTTGGAGATCAAATCGTCTGCCGAAAAGTTTTTTGAGATATTCAGCTGCAAACAGCACCTTATACCTAAAATGTGCCCTGAAATAATCAAGGACATCAAGGTTATTAAGGGTGACTGGAAGTCGGTTGGTTCTATTAAGGAATGGAGTTATATTGcag GCAGCGCTGAGACTAGtaaggagatggttgaagaaatAGATGAGAAGAACAAGTCaatcactttcaaaataatagaTGGAGAGATGACCAAGTATTACAAGAATGTAAAGTCGACAATTCATGCCACCGAAAATATAGGCCAGAAATTAGGCAGCTCAGTTAAATGGACTTTACAATATGAGAAGATGAACGACAATATACCTGACCCTACAAAGTATGCTGAGCTTATTTCAGTTTTTATAAAAACTGCCGATGCTTACCTCATCAAAAATGCCTGA